In Helicoverpa zea isolate HzStark_Cry1AcR chromosome 3, ilHelZeax1.1, whole genome shotgun sequence, the following proteins share a genomic window:
- the LOC124645971 gene encoding uncharacterized protein LOC124645971, with amino-acid sequence MNNSAASSAAKVGEIFTEAGAAFNKLADLTMLLHPMGEPTVGQQPKTPVKKKLTEERSMASSSLPAHSQHIHTAPLSQQVTLNMLNAQETEMDTDGLGGDVKLEFESSTEEVTT; translated from the exons atgaataactCCGCAGCAAGTTCTGCGGCTAAG GTTGGAGAAATATTTACTGAGGCTGGAGCGGCTTTTAACAAATTAGCAGACTTAACTATGTTACTACATCCAATGGGAGAACCAACCGTAGG CCAGCAGCCCAAAACTCCAGTGAAGAAGAAATTAACTGAAGAAAGGAGTATGGCCAGTAGCAGTTTACCAGCCCACAGTCAACATATTCATACTGCACCTTTATCTCAACAG GTGACTCTAAACATGTTGAATGCTCAGGAAACGGAGATGGACACAGATGGATTGGGTGGTGATGTCAAGCTGGAATTTGAATCAAGCACAGAGGAAGTAACCACTTAg
- the LOC124646216 gene encoding uncharacterized protein LOC124646216 isoform X3 has protein sequence MEYRECFIPTCKNDSKNSPDKIFVRVREDLKEKWCREAKAECFKIYRMYCCEDHLEPREDLINYYQCKLLNEEPKLKRSALLRNIGQDTNEDLSELNKLLLQPPSTSQPLKRKRDDFDKSKSSTSLNKSKLFKRIEDIAMPSTSTCSTLAINVDQCCYSV, from the exons ATGGAATATAGGGAATGCTTCATTCCGACCTGTAAAAATGACTCAAAAAATAGTCCAGATAAAATTTTTGTTCGTGTTCGGGAAGACTTGAAAGAAAAATGGTGTCGTGAAGCTAAGGCGGAGTGTTTTAAAATTTACAGAATGTATTGCTGCGAAGATCATTTGGAG CCCAGGGAAGATTTGATTAATTATTACCAATGCAAGTTATTGAACGAAGAACCTAAACTAAAACGTTCGGCTTTGTTGCGCAATATTGGTCAAGATACGAATGAAGACCTATCAGAACTAAATAAGTTATTGTTACAACCTCCAAGTACCAGCCAGCCATTGAAAAGGAAACGTGATGATTTTGATAAATCAAAATCCAGCACTAGTCTTAACAAAAGTAAGCTGTTTAAAAGGATTGAGGATATAGCTATGCCCAGTACATCCACATGTTCTACATTAGctataaatgtag ATCAATGCTGCTACTCAGTGTGA
- the LOC124646216 gene encoding uncharacterized protein LOC124646216 isoform X2 yields the protein MVDKSTNYKTRKQPANITTTDILQSSQETSSAATPSLFGCTSETEESSVCDARRVVSKTKKIMLDLVINKPRMYLGLPKQYIWLIDHIVEKSTAKIDNLHIIVSLLKIKQNDSLERISDQFNISRTKLSSMILTGIEVLGNFFQNFVYCPQPKQIKENLPLVFKIRYSDVQMIIDCFEIQISKPSNPLKQAQTWSQYKSSNTVKYLIGCTPNGFISFISKGYGGRISDKAIVAKSDLINVLKPNAVILADRGFKEIETQLNARNIKLLRPPSVYTGTKQTTREALQSKVIASLRVHIERVIRRVREYTLLKPHSVVNYKYVPYLDEIVLIVCGLINLQGEIIKSY from the coding sequence ATGGTTGACAAGAGTACAAACTATAAAACTAGGAAACAGCCTGCAAATATTACTACCACTGACATACTGCAATCTTCACAAGAGACATCTTCGGCAGCAACCCCATCTTTATTTGGTTGTACATCAGAAACTGAAGAATCTAGTGTATGTGATGCAAGAAGAGTGGTGTCCAAAACTAAGAAGATTATGTTAGacttagtaataaataaaccaaGGATGTATTTGGGGTTACCAAAACAATATATATGGCTTATTGATCATATAGTAGAAAAAAGTACAGCAAAAATAGACAATCTACACATTATTGttagtttattgaaaataaagcaaaatGACTCACTGGAACGTATAAGTGATCAATTTAATATATCTCGTACCAAGCTGTCCTCAATGATATTAACTGGTATTGAAGTATTAGGTAACttctttcaaaattttgtttattgtcCCCAACCCAAACAAATAAAAGAGAATCTACCGTTGGTATTTAAAATAAGATATTCTGATGTCCAAATGATCATTGATTGTTTTGAGATACAAATCTCAAAACCATCTAACCCTTTGAAACAAGCTCAGACATGGTCGCAGTACAAAAGTAGTAATACTGTTAAATACCTAATAGGTTGCACTCCAAATGGCTTTATAAGCTTTATATCAAAAGGTTATGGGGGAAGAATATCTGATAAAGCGATTGTAGCAAAAAGtgatttaataaatgttttaaagccTAATGCCGTTATTTTAGCTGACAGGGGATTTAAAGAAATAGAAACTCAATTAAATGCGCGGAATATAAAACTTTTGAGGCCACCTAGTGTTTATACAGGCACCAAACAAACTACTCGTGAGGCACTTCAGAGTAAAGTAATTGCAAGTTTGCGAGTTCACATTGAGAGAGTTATTAGGCGAGTAAGAGAGTATACTCTACTGAAACCTCATTCAgttgttaattataaatatgtaccttACTTGGATGAAATAGTGTTAATCGTTTGtggtttaattaatttgcaaggagaaataataaaaagtta
- the LOC124646216 gene encoding uncharacterized protein LOC124646216 isoform X1, with the protein MEYRECFIPTCKNDSKNSPDKIFVRVREDLKEKWCREAKAECFKIYRMYCCEDHLEPREDLINYYQCKLLNEEPKLKRSALLRNIGQDTNEDLSELNKLLLQPPSTSQPLKRKRDDFDKSKSSTSLNKSKLFKRIEDIAMPSTSTCSTLAININAATQCEIKMVDKSTNYKTRKQPANITTTDILQSSQETSSAATPSLFGCTSETEESSVCDARRVVSKTKKIMLDLVINKPRMYLGLPKQYIWLIDHIVEKSTAKIDNLHIIVSLLKIKQNDSLERISDQFNISRTKLSSMILTGIEVLGNFFQNFVYCPQPKQIKENLPLVFKIRYSDVQMIIDCFEIQISKPSNPLKQAQTWSQYKSSNTVKYLIGCTPNGFISFISKGYGGRISDKAIVAKSDLINVLKPNAVILADRGFKEIETQLNARNIKLLRPPSVYTGTKQTTREALQSKVIASLRVHIERVIRRVREYTLLKPHSVVNYKYVPYLDEIVLIVCGLINLQGEIIKSY; encoded by the exons ATGGAATATAGGGAATGCTTCATTCCGACCTGTAAAAATGACTCAAAAAATAGTCCAGATAAAATTTTTGTTCGTGTTCGGGAAGACTTGAAAGAAAAATGGTGTCGTGAAGCTAAGGCGGAGTGTTTTAAAATTTACAGAATGTATTGCTGCGAAGATCATTTGGAG CCCAGGGAAGATTTGATTAATTATTACCAATGCAAGTTATTGAACGAAGAACCTAAACTAAAACGTTCGGCTTTGTTGCGCAATATTGGTCAAGATACGAATGAAGACCTATCAGAACTAAATAAGTTATTGTTACAACCTCCAAGTACCAGCCAGCCATTGAAAAGGAAACGTGATGATTTTGATAAATCAAAATCCAGCACTAGTCTTAACAAAAGTAAGCTGTTTAAAAGGATTGAGGATATAGCTATGCCCAGTACATCCACATGTTCTACATTAGctataaat ATCAATGCTGCTACTCAGTGTGAAATAAAGATGGTTGACAAGAGTACAAACTATAAAACTAGGAAACAGCCTGCAAATATTACTACCACTGACATACTGCAATCTTCACAAGAGACATCTTCGGCAGCAACCCCATCTTTATTTGGTTGTACATCAGAAACTGAAGAATCTAGTGTATGTGATGCAAGAAGAGTGGTGTCCAAAACTAAGAAGATTATGTTAGacttagtaataaataaaccaaGGATGTATTTGGGGTTACCAAAACAATATATATGGCTTATTGATCATATAGTAGAAAAAAGTACAGCAAAAATAGACAATCTACACATTATTGttagtttattgaaaataaagcaaaatGACTCACTGGAACGTATAAGTGATCAATTTAATATATCTCGTACCAAGCTGTCCTCAATGATATTAACTGGTATTGAAGTATTAGGTAACttctttcaaaattttgtttattgtcCCCAACCCAAACAAATAAAAGAGAATCTACCGTTGGTATTTAAAATAAGATATTCTGATGTCCAAATGATCATTGATTGTTTTGAGATACAAATCTCAAAACCATCTAACCCTTTGAAACAAGCTCAGACATGGTCGCAGTACAAAAGTAGTAATACTGTTAAATACCTAATAGGTTGCACTCCAAATGGCTTTATAAGCTTTATATCAAAAGGTTATGGGGGAAGAATATCTGATAAAGCGATTGTAGCAAAAAGtgatttaataaatgttttaaagccTAATGCCGTTATTTTAGCTGACAGGGGATTTAAAGAAATAGAAACTCAATTAAATGCGCGGAATATAAAACTTTTGAGGCCACCTAGTGTTTATACAGGCACCAAACAAACTACTCGTGAGGCACTTCAGAGTAAAGTAATTGCAAGTTTGCGAGTTCACATTGAGAGAGTTATTAGGCGAGTAAGAGAGTATACTCTACTGAAACCTCATTCAgttgttaattataaatatgtaccttACTTGGATGAAATAGTGTTAATCGTTTGtggtttaattaatttgcaaggagaaataataaaaagtta
- the LOC124646216 gene encoding uncharacterized protein LOC124646216 isoform X4, translating to MEYRECFIPTCKNDSKNSPDKIFVRVREDLKEKWCREAKAECFKIYRMYCCEDHLEPREDLINYYQCKLLNEEPKLKRSALLRNIGQDTNEDLSELNKLLLQPPSTSQPLKRKRDDFDKSKSSTSLNKNQCCYSV from the exons ATGGAATATAGGGAATGCTTCATTCCGACCTGTAAAAATGACTCAAAAAATAGTCCAGATAAAATTTTTGTTCGTGTTCGGGAAGACTTGAAAGAAAAATGGTGTCGTGAAGCTAAGGCGGAGTGTTTTAAAATTTACAGAATGTATTGCTGCGAAGATCATTTGGAG CCCAGGGAAGATTTGATTAATTATTACCAATGCAAGTTATTGAACGAAGAACCTAAACTAAAACGTTCGGCTTTGTTGCGCAATATTGGTCAAGATACGAATGAAGACCTATCAGAACTAAATAAGTTATTGTTACAACCTCCAAGTACCAGCCAGCCATTGAAAAGGAAACGTGATGATTTTGATAAATCAAAATCCAGCACTAGTCTTAACAAAA ATCAATGCTGCTACTCAGTGTGA
- the LOC124646168 gene encoding LOW QUALITY PROTEIN: uncharacterized protein LOC124646168 (The sequence of the model RefSeq protein was modified relative to this genomic sequence to represent the inferred CDS: substituted 1 base at 1 genomic stop codon): protein MCTAFRIYVLSVICVAVAAGNVHGPRRSRRMEVDDSAQNEIDSGRAEDSSWWWTGEFSVLQKLYDDCSAQKHMSMCLKGKALMALTRAVEQESVQLADGLTLVKQADAPSAVAEPRFFPGMSTEDKLDAMLRTRFQQLMNTHTISMDLASEGRGRGKKVLPYLLLGIFTTVTIVGGMALKTLAAIAGKALIASKVALTIAGIIALKKLFSHDGAPAETTFQVHADGHHRIFEFXYLIRRRNLYVVRPAKGGAVDPYSYGEQSTASA, encoded by the exons ATGTGTACCGCTTTCCGGATATACGTCCTATCAGTTATCTGTGTAGCAGTCGCCGCGGGCAATGTGCACGGACCTCGAAGATCCCGTAGGATGGAGGTCGACGATTCAGCACAAAACGAAATTGACAGTGGACGAGCTGAGGACAGTTCGTGGTGGTGGACAGGCGAATTTTCTGTTTTACAGAAACTTTACGACGACTGCAGTGCGCAAAAGCACATGTCAATGTGTTTGAAGGGAAAAGCTTTGATGGCACTCACAAGAGCAGTGGAACAG GAGAGCGTTCAGCTCGCCGATGGGCTGACGTTGGTGAAGCAAGCTGACGCACCCTCCGCGGTTGCGGAGCCGCGCTTCTTCCCTGGTATGTCCACAGAAGATAAGCTGGATGCCATGTTGCGCACAAGGTTCCAGCAGCTAATGAACACACACACCATTTCTATGGATTTGGCATCGGAAGGCAGGGGTAGAG GTAAGAAGGTGCTTCCTTACCTGTTACTCGGTATTTTCACTACCGTAACGATTGTGGGAGGAATGGCGCTAAAGACTCTAGCAGCGATTGCCGGCAAAGCCCTCATCGCCAGTAAGGTTGCTCTAACTATTGCTGGTATCATCGCCCTGAAGAAACTGTTCAGTCACGACGGAGCCCCCGCTGAAACCACCTTCCAAGTGCACGCTGATGGACACCATAG AATATTTGAATTCTAGTATTTAATTCGAAGGCGGAACCTGTATGTGGTGAGGCCAGCGAAAGGTGGCGCGGTGGACCCGTACTCGTACGGGGAGCAGAGCACGGCGAGCGCGTAG
- the LOC124646064 gene encoding 60S ribosomal protein L3, protein MSHRKFSAPRHGSMGFYPKKRSRRHRGKVKAFPKDDASKPVHLTAFIGYKAGMTHVVREPDRPGSKINKKEIVEAVTIIETPPMVCVGVVGYIETPHGLRALLTVWAEHMSEDCRRRFYKNWYKCKKKAFTKSSKKWQDELGRKSIEKDFKKMIRYCSVIRVIAHTQMKLLKQRQKKAHIMEIQVNGGSIEDKVKWAREHLEKPIPIDSVFAQDEMIDCIGVTKGKGYKGVTSRWHTKKLPRKTHKGLRKVACIGAWHPSRVSFTVARAGQKGYHHRTEMNKKIYRLGQGIHTKDGKVIKNNASTEYDLSEKSITPMGGFPHYGEVNNDFVMIKGCCMGPKKRVITLRKSLRTHTKRAALEKINLKFIDTSSKFGHGRFQTPADKAAFMGTLKKDRIREEAAATAAPAAPAQS, encoded by the exons ATG TCGCATAGAAAGTTTTCGGCGCCCCGTCATGGGTCCATGGGATTCTACCCCAAGAAGAGGTCCCGCCGTCATCGTGGTAAGGTGAAGGCTTTCCCCAAGGATGACGCCAGCAAACCAGTCCACCTTACCGCCTTCATTGGTTACAAGGCTGGTATGACCCACGTGGTTCGTGAACCTGACCGTCCTGGATCAA AGATCAACAAGAAGGAGATCGTAGAGGCTGTGACCATCATCGAGACGCCACCCATGGTGTGCGTCGGAGTGGTTGGTTACATCGAAACTCCTCATGGTCTCCGCGCTCTGCTCACTGTCTGGGCTGAGCATATGTCCGAGGACTGCCGCCGTCGCTTCTACAAGAACTG GTACAAATGCAAGAAGAAGGCATTCACCAAATCCAGCAAGAAATGGCAGGATGAGCTTGGACGCAAGTCCATTGAGAAGGACTTCAAGAAAATGATCCGCTACTGTAGTGTGATCAGGGTTATTGCCCACACTCAGATGAAGTTGCTGAAGCAGCGTCAAAAGAAAGCTCACATTATGGAGATCCAAGTCAACGGTGGATCCATTGAAGACAAAGTTAAATGGGCAAGGGAACATCTTGAAAAGCCCATCCCCATTGACTCTGTGTTTGCCCAAGATGAGATGATTGACTGCATTGGTGTCACCAAGGGTAAAGGATACAAGG GTGTGACCTCCCGTTGGCACACAAAGAAGTTGCCCCGCAAGACGCACAAGGGTCTGCGTAAGGTTGCTTGTATTGGAGCGTGGCATCCTTCAAGAGTTTCATTCACTGTTGCCCGTGCTGGTCAGAAGGGCTACCACCATCGTACAGAGATGAACAAGAAGATCTACCGTCTTGGACAAG gaaTCCACACTAAGGATGGCAAGGTTATCAAGAACAATGCTTCTACTGAGTATGACCTGTCTGAGAAGTCTATCACTCCCATGGGTGGTTTCCCCCACTATGGAGAAGTCAACAATGACTTTGTGATGATCAAGGGTTGCTGCATGGGACCTAAGAAACGTGTCATTACTTTGAGAAAG TCCCTTCGCACGCACACCAAGAGGGCCGCCCTTGAGAAGATCAACCTGAAGTTCATTGATACATCTTCCAAGTTCGGTCACGGTCGCTTCCAGACGCCGGCTGACAAGGCTGCGTTCATGGGAACACTCAAGAAGGACCGCATCCGCGAAGAAGCTGCCGCCACCGCCGCGCCAGCGGCTCCCGCTCAGTCCTAG
- the LOC124645970 gene encoding probable RNA methyltransferase CG11342, producing the protein MKSESEIKDTDLNFYGSDPGAVKFGNFINYYSFHDVGERINNLRPQMFPAPVDKQLVCLDIGCNTGELSKALYMYLQTVYPDCDIQILAIDIDSTLIERATVSNEFPNIKFITCNIMDQNDRLCIQKYLDSHQHTAFDVTFCFSVTMWIHLNNGDEGLLEFLKLIKSFSKTIIIEPQPWKCYRNAQRRVKKSGHSFELYSCLKIKSDVDSIIEKTMSEDTHVKTYESENSSWNRRVLSFSSMKLSA; encoded by the coding sequence atgaaaagtgaAAGTGAAATCAAAGACACCGATCTGAACTTTTACGGCAGTGACCCAGGCGCTGTGAAGTTTGGAAActttatcaattattattcttttcaCGATGTTGGCGAAAGGATAAACAATCTACGTCCACAAATGTTTCCAGCACCAGTAGACAAGCAGCTGGTGTGCCTAGACATCGGGTGCAACACAGGGGAGTTGTCCAAGGCtctttatatgtacctacagaCTGTTTACCCAGACTGTGATATCCAAATACTGGCAATAGACATCGACTCCACGTTGATAGAAAGAGCTACTGTATCAAATGAATTCCCTAACATTAAGTTTATAACTTGCAATATCATGGATCAAAATGACAGACTgtgtatacaaaaatatttagactCACACCAACACACAGCTTTTGatgttacattttgtttttctgtgACTATGTggattcatttaaataatggtGATGAAGGGTTGTTAGAATTTCTAAAACTTATAAAATCATTTTCTAAGACGATTATAATAGAACCTCAACCATGGAAATGTTATAGAAATGCTCAAAGGCGGGTTAAAAAATCAGGTCACTCCTTTGAACTATACagctgtttaaaaataaaaagcgatGTAGACTCCATTATTGAGAAAACTATGTCAGAAGACACTCATGTTAAAACCTATGAATCTGAAAATTCTTCCTGGAATAGAAGAGTACTAAGTTTTAGTTCTATGAAACTATCAGCTTAA
- the LOC124645969 gene encoding nuclear fragile X mental retardation-interacting protein 1, which translates to MNRPPRPRMMNNMYRRPMPYNSQWRPNNGQPPRFQWNNPRFGAPDARFQNSDEHWCETCDRGFPTAELLQQHNSQHQKCNIDGCQFIAHPKVITKHIQMQHSSGLYKKIANLNNPEDIQKWREERKKKYPTKANIEKKEAENKEKIERGEKMALKHDRRTDRRGPTDQGPRKRNHSFDRRNQNPRMNRRNFKDNTGTTNNNQSNTQPAKKIPRTIPSAPVPAEKNKLKPFAGILSIVMNHEAADTDEPLQCNDDLFEDDEEIVPTPKETTTTQEPIVCGALTSLMCDYGTSDEDAEEKENEVIAKSTEKTNQSQVNDDNKIKAALEDTPDTIENNESDNDAPEEIKIEKTNVEHETSQEAVVKSKEKVLKTTLPVKKPERNNYKVKRKIPSTLLQKLLYKEIRQERNIVLQCIRYIKKNNYFDKPDQ; encoded by the exons ATGAATAGACCTCCACGTCCACGTATGATGAACAACATGTATCGACGCCCCATGCCTTATAACTCTCAATGGAGACCGAACAATGGGCAGCCTCCACGATTTCAATGGAATAATCCACGTTTTGGAGCACCTGATGCGAGATTTCAAAATAGTGATGAGCACTGGTGTGAGACGTGTGATAGAGGCTTTCCTACAGCAGAACTTCTTCAGCAACATAATTCACAGCACCAG aaaTGCAACATAGATGGTTGTCAGTTTATTGCACATCCAAAAGTTATAACAAAACACATACAAATGCAACATTCATCTGGCTTATACAAAAAGATTGCAAATCTCAACAATCCAGAGGACATACAGAAATGGCGTGAAGAACGGAAAAAAAAGTACCCTACCAAAGCCAATATAGAGAAAAAAGAAGCAgagaataaagaaaaaattgaAAGAGGAGAAAAAATGGCTTTGAAGCATGACCGTAGAACTGATAGGCGTGGACCAACAG ATCAAGGACCCAGAAAGAGGAATCACAGTTTTGATAGAAGAAATCAGAACCCTAGAATGAATAGAAGGAATTTCAAAGACAATACAGGTACAACAAATAATAACCAAAGTAACACACAGCCAGCAAAGAAAATACCTAGGACAATACCCAGTGCACCAGTTCCTGCTGAGAAGAATAAGCTTAAACCTTTTGCTGGTATCCTTAGTATTGTGATGAACCATGAAGCAGCTGATACAGATGAACCATTACAATGTAATGATGACTTATTTGAAGATGATGAGGAGATAGTACCAACTCCAAAAGAAACAACAACCACCCAAGAACCAATAGTATGTGGAGCTTTAACATCACTCATGTGTGACTATGGAACATCAGATGAAGATGCTGAGGAAAAAGAGAATGAAGTAATAGCAAAATCAACAGAAAAAACTAACCAATCACAAGtaaatgatgataataaaataaaagctgcATTAGAGGATACACCTGACacaatagaaaataatgaaagtGACAATGATGCTCCAGAAGAAATTAAAATAGAGAAAACTAATGTAGAACATGAGACTAGTCAAGAAGCAGTTGTTAAAAGTAAAGAAAAGGTATTGAAAACCACTTTACCAGTCAAAAAACCAGAAAGAAATAACTACAAAGTGAAGCGCAAAATTCCATCAACACTCCtacaaaaattattatacaaagaaATTAGACAGGAACGTAACATAGTTCTTCAgtgtattaggtatattaagaAAAACAATTACTTTGATAAGCCTGACCAATaa